The sequence AGCCCCCCCGCCTCCTCCGCCAGGCTGCGCCCCGTCTGGGCCAGGAGCCGCTGCTCCAGCCCGAGGCGGTTGAGGCTGGTGTTCACGGCAATCACCCCGGCCAGACCCTCCTCGTAGGCCATGCGGGCAATGGCGTCGATGGCATCGTCTTCGAGGTCGGGAGCGATCTTCACCAGCAGCGGGGGGCAGGCGGGCAAGCGCCGCAGCCGCTCCACCAAGCGGCGCAGCAGCACTTCGTCCTGAAGATCACGCAGCCCTGGGGTGTTGGGCGAGCTCACATTGATCACGGCGTAGTCGGCCTGGGGCGCCAGCAGCTCCAGAGAGGCGGCGTAGTCGTCCGGGGCCTGCTCCAGGGGAGTGAGCTTCGACTTGCCCAGGTTGATGCCCAGCACCGCGGGGCGCTGGCCTGGCGCAGGCAGCCGCTGGCGCTCCAGGGTGCGCAGCGCTGCGGCCGCCCCCTGGTTGTTGAAGCCCATGCGGTTGAGGGCAGCCCGCTCTTCAGCCAGCCGAAACAGACGAGGGCGGGGATTACCGGGCTGGGCGTGCCAGGTGATCGTGCCCAGCTCGGCGAAGCCGAAGCCGAACTGGTGCCAGATCGCCGCCGCCACGGCGTCTTTGTCGAATCCCGCTGCCAGCCCAAGCGGGTTGCGGAAGCGGCAGCCGAACAGGGTCTGCTCCAGGCGCGGGTCAGGCCGGCACAGCTCCTGGCCGAGGCCGGCCAGGGCCCCGCTCAGCAGGGGCCAGCGCCGCCGCAACGAGGCCTGGCCCAGGGTCGTCAGGGTGAGGCGGCTGAGCTGTTCGGCGTCGGCCCCGGCATCGCGGCTGAGCAAAGGAGCCACGAAGCGGTCGTACAGCGCCCCTGTGGCGCTCTCTCCAGCCTTGGCGCCGGCCTGCTCACCATCTCCCATCACACCCGCCTACGGCCGATCGTCCAATCCTGCCGTCCCGCGCCGCAGGCGCCAGCGGCCATCCTCCAGTGGCTCCACCCGCCAGTCCCGCCAGGTCCAGGCACGGCTGCGGCGCTCCAGCGTGCGCAGGGGCTGC is a genomic window of Cyanobium sp. NS01 containing:
- a CDS encoding quinone-dependent dihydroorotate dehydrogenase, encoding MGDGEQAGAKAGESATGALYDRFVAPLLSRDAGADAEQLSRLTLTTLGQASLRRRWPLLSGALAGLGQELCRPDPRLEQTLFGCRFRNPLGLAAGFDKDAVAAAIWHQFGFGFAELGTITWHAQPGNPRPRLFRLAEERAALNRMGFNNQGAAAALRTLERQRLPAPGQRPAVLGINLGKSKLTPLEQAPDDYAASLELLAPQADYAVINVSSPNTPGLRDLQDEVLLRRLVERLRRLPACPPLLVKIAPDLEDDAIDAIARMAYEEGLAGVIAVNTSLNRLGLEQRLLAQTGRSLAEEAGGLSGAPLRRRALEVLRRLRATAGPALPLIGVGGIDSPEAAWERISAGASLIQLYTGWIYGGPALVPRILEGLSRQLGCHRLAHLGQAVGAGLPWRVG